From a region of the Odoribacter splanchnicus DSM 20712 genome:
- the dnaB gene encoding replicative DNA helicase → MAKKSDFNTSRSVKDLQAEYGKMPPQAVDLEEAVLGALMLERDAFSIVGDLLEPDAFYKDAHQKIFRAIHKLFLNDDPVDLLTVSEALKQSGELEQVGGYYYLSQLTTRVASAAHIEFHAKIIVQKYLQRKLIGVCTELQEMAYDEATDVSDLMDKAQKAVFDIADGNIKKDTAEIAPIIDEAIKGIQAAAEKPDGISGLPSGFNALDAVTSGWQPSDLVIIAARPAMGKTAFVLSMARNMAVKHHQAVAIFSLEMSAVQLVNRLIASETELSAEKLKTGRLTDEEWQQLHSRIKALVEAPILVDDTPALSIFELRAKCRRLKQKYGIKVLIIDYLQLMTAGADMRGNREQEVSLISRQLKIIAKELSIPVMALSQLNRGVESRPDKKPMLSDLRESGSIEQDADMVMFIHRPEKYGITVDNEGNSLLGIATIIIAKHRSGAVGEVNLRFRAELTQFCDLDTTSPFASSTSTGEIVTQTFSSKMNDEPVPALDQGFEGMRDSFDNNAPF, encoded by the coding sequence ATGGCAAAAAAATCGGATTTTAATACGAGTAGAAGCGTAAAAGATTTGCAGGCGGAATATGGGAAAATGCCCCCACAGGCCGTCGATTTGGAAGAAGCAGTATTGGGAGCCCTGATGTTGGAACGGGATGCTTTTTCTATCGTCGGGGATTTATTGGAACCGGATGCTTTTTATAAGGATGCGCATCAAAAGATATTCCGGGCCATTCATAAGTTGTTCCTGAACGATGACCCGGTGGATTTGCTCACGGTGAGCGAGGCATTGAAGCAAAGTGGGGAACTGGAACAGGTCGGGGGGTATTATTATTTGTCCCAGCTGACGACCCGGGTAGCTTCGGCCGCCCACATCGAATTCCATGCAAAGATCATTGTTCAGAAATATTTGCAGCGTAAACTGATCGGGGTCTGTACAGAATTGCAGGAGATGGCCTATGATGAAGCGACCGATGTTTCTGATTTGATGGATAAGGCTCAGAAAGCTGTATTCGATATTGCCGACGGTAATATTAAAAAAGATACGGCCGAGATAGCTCCGATCATCGACGAAGCGATAAAAGGTATTCAGGCTGCTGCCGAAAAGCCGGACGGGATCAGTGGACTTCCTTCGGGCTTTAATGCTTTGGATGCGGTGACTTCCGGTTGGCAGCCTTCGGATTTAGTGATCATTGCCGCCCGTCCTGCTATGGGTAAGACGGCTTTTGTGCTTTCTATGGCCCGGAATATGGCGGTGAAACACCACCAGGCTGTCGCTATTTTCTCTTTGGAAATGTCGGCCGTGCAGTTGGTGAATCGTTTGATCGCCAGTGAGACCGAATTGAGTGCCGAGAAATTGAAAACAGGGCGTCTCACCGACGAAGAATGGCAGCAATTGCACAGCCGGATCAAGGCTTTGGTGGAGGCTCCCATCCTGGTGGACGATACCCCGGCTTTGTCTATCTTCGAATTGCGGGCCAAGTGCCGGCGATTGAAACAGAAATATGGAATAAAAGTATTGATTATCGACTATCTGCAGTTGATGACCGCCGGTGCCGATATGCGGGGAAACCGGGAACAGGAAGTGAGTTTGATTTCAAGGCAGCTGAAAATTATTGCCAAGGAATTGAGTATTCCTGTTATGGCTTTGTCCCAGTTGAACCGTGGGGTAGAATCCCGGCCGGATAAAAAACCGATGTTGTCCGATCTGCGTGAATCCGGATCTATCGAGCAGGATGCGGATATGGTTATGTTTATCCATCGTCCTGAAAAATATGGGATAACCGTCGATAATGAAGGAAACTCTCTGTTGGGGATTGCGACGATTATTATTGCCAAGCACCGTAGTGGTGCTGTCGGCGAGGTGAATTTGCGTTTCCGGGCCGAATTGACACAATTCTGTGACCTCGATACGACTTCGCCTTTTGCTTCAAGTACTTCGACCGGAGAGATCGTTACCCAAACGTTCAGTTCGAAGATGAACGATGAACCTGTGCCTGCATTGGATCAGGGATTCGAAGGTATGAGGGATAGTTTCGATAATAATGCTCCTTTTTAA
- a CDS encoding LTA synthase family protein, translated as MMKAKLIFLLKYYLFWVVISIVAKIMFLFYQWSDTTHLSAADFWHILAGGIRLDLSLSGYILMLSSVILICSVFVGEKIIRAVFAGLTLSLLLFFWGVVVVDLELFKNWGFHIDTTPLMYLKTPKEAMASTPLWLNLCLTLLMLGCVVLSFWVFRRYVLKGLRYKRGNYWGIPVFLLIGGAMILPVRGGVNLAPLNSSAVFYHAENMYANQAAVNAVWNFIYELMHMKNLDKKYNYLPEQEVAQVVDSLMHTGTDYPRLLKTERPNIVFLLLESFTANAVEVLGGIPGVTPNLNQLAKEGVLFTNIYATGSRSDRGMVAAISAVPSHPAVAMIKYPNKIMERPRFPKDLEEAGYSTRYYYAGDIDFGSFRSLVTMSFQGMVTEDDFSGEAMANRFKWGVHDQYMFERLYEDIAKARQPFMYMAFNMSSHEPFNVPGEVAIPGDDTEHKFLNAIHYSDACIGEFIRKCKASGLWDNTLFILMADHGTRHIRHVDPSTPAAYHIPLILSGGALNVQDTVVTTIGSQTDMVATVLAQLGMDHSGYKFSRNLLADQVIPFAFFSYPNGAGVVTEKGSTYFSLQSQTFVEKDSVKEDGRLLKAYLQAINEDFNRQ; from the coding sequence ATGATGAAAGCAAAATTGATTTTTTTACTGAAGTATTACTTGTTTTGGGTCGTTATATCCATTGTGGCAAAAATCATGTTTTTATTCTATCAATGGTCCGATACGACTCATTTGTCCGCTGCTGACTTTTGGCATATTTTAGCCGGAGGAATCCGTTTGGATTTATCTTTGAGCGGTTATATCCTGATGCTTTCTTCAGTAATCCTGATTTGTTCGGTCTTCGTCGGGGAAAAGATTATCCGGGCCGTATTTGCCGGTTTGACGCTGTCGTTACTTCTCTTTTTTTGGGGAGTTGTTGTGGTCGATCTGGAATTATTTAAGAACTGGGGATTCCACATCGATACGACTCCGCTGATGTATCTGAAAACCCCGAAAGAAGCGATGGCTTCTACGCCTTTGTGGCTGAACTTATGTCTTACCTTGCTTATGCTGGGATGTGTCGTTTTATCCTTTTGGGTATTCCGTCGTTATGTTTTGAAAGGGTTGCGATATAAAAGGGGAAATTATTGGGGGATTCCCGTATTTCTGCTGATCGGTGGTGCTATGATTTTACCGGTAAGAGGGGGAGTGAACCTGGCTCCGTTGAATAGTAGTGCTGTGTTTTATCATGCTGAGAATATGTATGCCAATCAGGCTGCTGTAAATGCGGTTTGGAATTTTATTTACGAGCTGATGCACATGAAAAATCTGGATAAAAAATATAATTATTTGCCGGAACAGGAGGTGGCACAAGTGGTAGATAGCCTGATGCATACAGGAACCGATTATCCTCGTTTGCTGAAAACAGAACGTCCGAATATCGTATTTTTACTTTTGGAGAGTTTTACGGCGAATGCAGTCGAAGTTTTAGGGGGGATTCCCGGAGTGACGCCGAATTTGAATCAGCTGGCCAAAGAGGGAGTACTGTTTACGAATATTTATGCTACGGGGTCGCGTTCCGACCGCGGAATGGTCGCTGCAATCAGTGCCGTTCCTTCACATCCTGCCGTTGCTATGATCAAGTATCCCAATAAAATCATGGAACGTCCGAGGTTTCCGAAAGATCTCGAAGAAGCCGGGTATTCGACCCGTTATTATTATGCCGGGGATATCGATTTCGGTAGTTTCCGTTCTTTAGTCACCATGAGCTTTCAGGGGATGGTGACCGAAGATGACTTTTCCGGTGAAGCTATGGCCAATCGTTTCAAATGGGGGGTACACGATCAATATATGTTCGAACGACTTTATGAGGATATTGCCAAGGCCCGGCAACCTTTCATGTACATGGCTTTTAATATGAGCAGCCACGAACCTTTCAATGTCCCCGGCGAAGTTGCGATACCCGGCGACGACACAGAGCATAAATTCCTCAATGCCATTCATTATAGCGATGCTTGCATCGGAGAATTTATCCGGAAATGTAAAGCTTCGGGGTTATGGGACAATACGCTTTTCATCCTGATGGCAGACCATGGGACACGTCATATCCGGCATGTGGATCCTTCTACTCCGGCAGCTTATCACATCCCCCTGATATTGTCAGGAGGGGCATTGAATGTGCAGGATACCGTGGTGACGACCATCGGGTCACAAACAGATATGGTGGCTACGGTTTTGGCCCAATTGGGTATGGATCATTCCGGATACAAGTTCAGCCGTAATTTATTGGCCGATCAGGTGATTCCTTTTGCTTTCTTTTCTTATCCCAATGGAGCCGGTGTAGTGACCGAAAAAGGGTCTACTTATTTCAGTTTACAGAGCCAGACTTTTGTCGAGAAAGACAGTGTAAAAGAAGATGGCCGCTTGCTGAAAGCCTATCTGCAAGCGATCAATGAGGATTTTAACCGCCAGTAG
- a CDS encoding formate--tetrahydrofolate ligase has translation MTDIEIASTVKLKPITETAKKLGIDPEVIELYGKYKAKLPLDLIQPARMQGKHLILVSAISPTPAGEGKTTISIGLTEGLNRIGKKTTVVLREPSLGPVFGIKGGATGGGYSQVLPMEDINLHFTGDFNAIEKAHNLLAALIDNNIQSKTSSLGLDPRTVTWKRVMDMNDRSLRHIIVGLGGTSSGIPRETGFDITAASEIMAILCLSESFMDLKERLGNIFIGYTYDKRPLYARDLKAHGAMAALLKDAIKPNLVQTIEGNPAIIHGGPFANIAQGTNSVLATKMGLSLSDFVVTEAGFGFDLGAEKFFDIKCVKAGLNPSAVVLVATIRALKYHGGVKVENLKEENTAALRKGIENLEKHVENMKKFNICPIVALNKFVTDTDAEIQIVADKCKELGVPMEVAEVWAKGGEGAEKLAILAAKVAEQCVCKLKPLYEWSWDIEKKIETIAKEIYGAAAIDYTAQAKSDLKKIIALGLDKLPVCIAKTQKSLSDNPKLLGRPKDFVVTVRQIEIAAGAGFVIPITGEIMRMPGLPEKPAAENIDIDEQGHITGLF, from the coding sequence ATGACAGACATAGAGATTGCAAGTACCGTAAAACTGAAACCGATCACGGAAACTGCAAAAAAATTAGGCATAGATCCGGAAGTGATAGAACTATATGGTAAATATAAAGCCAAACTCCCCCTCGACCTGATTCAGCCCGCCCGGATGCAAGGCAAGCATCTGATTTTGGTATCGGCCATCTCCCCGACTCCGGCCGGCGAGGGGAAAACGACCATATCGATCGGATTGACCGAAGGGCTGAACCGGATCGGTAAAAAGACAACGGTTGTTTTGCGTGAACCTTCTTTAGGACCTGTATTCGGTATCAAAGGTGGTGCAACAGGAGGCGGTTACTCACAGGTGTTACCGATGGAAGATATCAATCTCCATTTTACAGGTGACTTCAATGCCATCGAGAAAGCCCATAACTTGTTGGCAGCCCTGATCGATAATAACATCCAAAGTAAAACTTCTTCCCTGGGGTTAGATCCCCGGACTGTGACCTGGAAACGGGTAATGGATATGAACGATCGTTCTCTGCGGCACATTATCGTCGGTTTGGGAGGTACATCATCCGGTATCCCACGGGAGACCGGTTTCGATATTACGGCAGCGTCAGAGATTATGGCGATCCTTTGCTTATCGGAAAGTTTCATGGATCTGAAAGAACGGTTGGGAAATATTTTCATCGGTTATACCTATGATAAACGTCCTTTATATGCCCGTGACCTGAAAGCTCATGGAGCGATGGCCGCTTTATTGAAAGACGCGATCAAACCCAATCTGGTGCAAACCATCGAAGGGAATCCCGCCATCATTCATGGAGGTCCGTTTGCCAATATTGCTCAGGGAACGAATTCCGTACTGGCAACGAAGATGGGACTTTCGCTTTCAGATTTTGTCGTCACGGAGGCTGGTTTCGGTTTTGACCTGGGTGCAGAAAAATTCTTCGATATCAAGTGTGTCAAAGCCGGTCTGAATCCGAGCGCCGTCGTTCTGGTCGCCACGATCCGGGCGCTGAAATACCATGGAGGCGTGAAAGTCGAAAATCTGAAAGAAGAGAATACGGCAGCATTGAGAAAAGGAATCGAAAATTTGGAAAAGCATGTTGAAAATATGAAGAAATTCAATATTTGCCCCATCGTTGCTTTGAACAAATTTGTCACCGATACAGATGCTGAGATACAAATTGTTGCAGACAAATGCAAAGAACTGGGCGTGCCCATGGAAGTAGCGGAAGTTTGGGCCAAGGGAGGTGAAGGAGCTGAGAAACTGGCAATCCTGGCAGCCAAAGTAGCCGAACAATGCGTATGCAAACTAAAACCGCTCTACGAATGGAGCTGGGATATCGAAAAGAAAATAGAAACCATCGCCAAAGAAATCTATGGAGCTGCAGCTATCGATTATACAGCACAAGCCAAAAGCGATTTGAAAAAAATCATCGCTCTGGGATTGGATAAACTCCCGGTTTGTATAGCCAAAACACAAAAATCACTGTCCGATAATCCTAAATTACTAGGTCGGCCGAAAGATTTTGTCGTTACCGTCCGCCAAATAGAAATTGCCGCCGGAGCAGGTTTTGTCATACCGATTACAGGGGAAATCATGCGAATGCCGGGACTTCCCGAGAAACCGGCTGCCGAGAATATCGATATCGACGAACAAGGTCATATCACCGGTTTATTTTAA
- a CDS encoding enoyl-ACP reductase FabI, protein MAYNLLKGKKGIIFGALNEMSIAWQVAEKCIEEGAEIVLTNTPLSIRMGDIQDFAAKHQIPLIPADATSVEDLTHLFQESMTHFGGKVDFILHSIGMSLNVRKKRPYDDLDYDFLQKTLDISAISFHKVLQTAKKLDAINEWGSVVALSYVAAQRTMFEYNDMADAKAMLESIARSFGYIYGREKRIRVNTISQSPTMTTAGSGIKGFDSLVDFADRMSPLGNATAEECANYCVCLFSDLTRKITMQNLYHDGGFSSMGMSYRAMHQYNKSFDNEDKK, encoded by the coding sequence ATGGCTTACAATTTATTAAAAGGAAAGAAGGGAATTATTTTCGGTGCCCTGAATGAGATGTCTATTGCCTGGCAAGTGGCGGAGAAATGTATAGAAGAAGGGGCTGAAATCGTATTGACGAATACTCCGCTATCGATTCGGATGGGAGATATACAGGATTTTGCGGCGAAACATCAGATCCCGCTCATTCCGGCGGATGCTACGAGCGTGGAGGATTTGACCCATCTTTTTCAGGAATCGATGACACATTTCGGTGGGAAGGTGGATTTTATCTTACATTCGATCGGTATGTCTTTGAATGTAAGAAAAAAACGTCCTTATGACGATCTGGATTACGATTTTTTGCAAAAGACGTTGGATATATCCGCAATTTCTTTCCATAAAGTGCTGCAAACGGCCAAAAAACTGGACGCCATCAATGAGTGGGGATCGGTGGTCGCTTTGTCTTATGTGGCAGCTCAGCGTACGATGTTCGAATACAACGACATGGCCGATGCAAAAGCTATGCTGGAATCGATAGCCCGTAGCTTCGGATATATTTATGGACGGGAAAAACGCATCCGGGTGAATACGATTTCCCAGTCACCGACAATGACTACAGCGGGGAGCGGAATCAAAGGTTTCGATTCGCTGGTAGACTTTGCCGACCGGATGTCGCCCCTTGGAAATGCTACTGCAGAAGAATGTGCCAATTATTGCGTTTGCCTGTTTTCCGACCTTACCCGGAAGATTACGATGCAGAATCTTTACCACGATGGAGGATTTTCGAGTATGGGTATGAGTTATAGGGCTATGCACCAGTATAATAAGAGTTTTGATAACGAAGATAAAAAATAG
- a CDS encoding SpoIIE family protein phosphatase gives MAYKVIILYQLYMPSYFLGTFTEYPYLILVLFVVFFLISLALVNSLEQFINNNAYSQAKAIANNALIIFEREIARIESIPQNVTDMQGELNYKNIPDLPIRILRSYKTLIGSSVHYDLKNPEVADFIHINAYRTADEKIHFTQPDPCCNYCHPDSAKIIKSAPNNGYWIYSEVNHCKTIALCHLIHNSQHQPCGILKVDFPLKNLNALIGSYKLFRSGNLFVVDREGNYIAHPAPSPSGKQNLISHLTGPKASFIHRSISRGETCATTVELDKQKHYLYYTPFSPMDWQIGIICPYNEILYSSGKLYFMLFLSMGLGLLCLFIGIVNIVKRLSSPLLELAYSTRRVAEGQFDIVLPIPKSCKEIYDLYDSFHYLQQNLVNYIERLKITTAEKEQYNSEMRLARRIQQRFLPRPILLPPNIELAADLRQCREVGGDFYEYFQLGNQLYFAIGDVAGKGTPAALYMASISKLFRYIASNNTSTAQICNLINKHMCDDADDDIYTTIFIGIIDINTGIMTFTNAGHPYPLIIHHNGQTSFLNKYPDVPIGVLEEHEFSEHIYTFNKNTTLLFYTDGITDTENQSGQFYGQDKMIRCVEAQTVKTPAFIIQALLEDIHSHIGQGNQSDDLTLLAIKYKGIPGSK, from the coding sequence ATGGCATATAAAGTGATTATACTCTATCAACTTTATATGCCATCTTACTTTTTAGGGACATTTACTGAATATCCCTACTTAATCCTTGTTTTATTCGTCGTATTTTTCTTAATCTCTCTGGCTCTGGTCAATTCACTGGAACAATTTATCAACAACAATGCTTACAGCCAGGCAAAAGCAATCGCCAATAATGCCTTGATCATCTTCGAACGTGAAATTGCAAGAATCGAAAGCATTCCGCAAAATGTAACCGATATGCAGGGAGAACTGAATTATAAAAATATCCCTGATTTACCCATCCGAATTCTGAGAAGTTATAAGACACTCATCGGAAGTTCGGTCCATTACGATCTGAAAAATCCGGAAGTAGCCGATTTCATTCATATCAATGCTTACCGTACAGCAGATGAGAAAATCCATTTCACTCAACCCGATCCTTGTTGCAACTATTGTCATCCGGACTCAGCTAAAATCATCAAGTCGGCACCCAATAACGGATATTGGATTTATTCCGAAGTAAACCACTGCAAGACCATCGCTTTATGCCATCTGATCCACAACAGCCAGCATCAGCCCTGTGGTATTTTGAAAGTAGACTTTCCCTTGAAGAATCTGAATGCTCTGATCGGCAGCTATAAGTTGTTCAGATCCGGAAATTTATTTGTCGTCGATCGGGAAGGAAATTACATTGCTCATCCGGCTCCATCGCCGAGTGGGAAACAAAATCTGATCAGCCACCTCACAGGTCCCAAAGCCAGCTTTATCCACCGGAGTATATCGAGAGGGGAAACCTGTGCGACCACCGTGGAATTGGACAAACAAAAACACTACCTCTATTACACCCCTTTTTCTCCTATGGATTGGCAAATAGGTATCATCTGTCCCTATAACGAGATCTTATATTCATCCGGTAAACTTTATTTCATGTTATTCCTTTCTATGGGGTTGGGATTACTCTGCCTGTTTATCGGTATCGTTAACATTGTCAAGCGTTTATCCTCTCCTTTACTCGAGTTGGCTTATTCCACCCGTCGTGTTGCGGAAGGACAGTTCGATATCGTACTTCCTATCCCGAAATCTTGTAAAGAAATTTATGACTTATACGATTCTTTTCATTATCTGCAACAAAACCTGGTGAACTATATAGAACGGCTGAAAATCACTACGGCCGAGAAAGAACAGTACAATTCTGAGATGCGTCTGGCTCGCCGTATTCAACAACGTTTTCTTCCCCGCCCTATCCTTCTTCCTCCTAATATCGAATTGGCAGCAGACTTACGGCAATGCCGTGAAGTAGGCGGAGACTTTTACGAATATTTTCAGCTGGGCAACCAACTTTACTTTGCCATCGGAGATGTAGCGGGCAAAGGCACTCCGGCCGCCTTATACATGGCCTCCATCAGTAAACTATTCCGCTATATCGCCAGCAATAACACTTCTACAGCACAAATCTGCAATCTGATCAACAAACATATGTGTGACGATGCCGACGACGATATATACACCACGATCTTTATCGGGATTATAGATATCAATACCGGAATCATGACATTTACCAATGCCGGTCATCCTTATCCATTGATCATACATCACAATGGACAGACCAGTTTTCTGAATAAATACCCCGATGTTCCGATCGGTGTACTCGAGGAACATGAATTTTCAGAACATATCTATACTTTCAATAAAAATACAACCTTGTTATTTTATACCGATGGCATCACCGATACGGAAAATCAGTCGGGACAGTTCTACGGTCAGGATAAAATGATCAGATGTGTGGAAGCACAAACAGTGAAAACACCTGCTTTTATCATTCAGGCACTTCTCGAGGATATCCATAGCCACATCGGTCAGGGCAATCAATCGGACGACCTCACCTTACTGGCGATCAAATACAAAGGGATTCCGGGAAGCAAATGA
- a CDS encoding metallophosphoesterase, with amino-acid sequence MNKKWQILLYGLHTLFFICTLILFQYSVSRLKGPDSYFWIEKLIGLLFLFYTPKLIYTVFNGIGLLLRRCCQRISKLIRLFSGILAGALFLILLYSLTLGRYNYKIETVNLTLENLPAEFDHFKIVQLSDIHLGSFGESYPGMRKLVGEVNRLQPDIIVFTGDMVNNFAAEMSPWITLFQEMKASYGKYAITGNHDYGDYTRWPTETDKRNNLNQFFENMKSMGFHMLNNDRIPIVEGRDTLWLVGVENWGNPPFPRYGKLDVAIDSLPGQACIILLSHDPSHWRGEVLQVPRIALTLSGHTHAMQFGIKIGKNEWSPAQYIYPEYDGLYRHQNQYLYVSRGQGYLGFPGRIGLRPVITEFILHPNR; translated from the coding sequence TTGAATAAAAAGTGGCAAATTCTATTATATGGATTACATACTCTCTTTTTCATCTGTACCTTAATTCTTTTTCAGTACAGCGTATCCCGCTTAAAAGGTCCCGACAGTTATTTTTGGATAGAAAAACTGATCGGTCTGTTATTTTTATTCTATACACCGAAACTCATTTATACCGTTTTCAACGGAATCGGTCTGTTATTACGGAGATGTTGTCAGAGGATATCCAAACTGATCCGTTTATTTTCGGGTATCCTGGCAGGAGCACTTTTCCTGATTCTACTATATAGTCTTACTCTAGGGCGTTATAATTATAAAATTGAAACCGTAAATCTGACTTTGGAAAATTTGCCGGCCGAATTCGATCATTTCAAGATTGTACAACTTTCGGATATCCACTTGGGAAGTTTCGGAGAAAGTTACCCCGGTATGCGGAAATTAGTCGGGGAAGTCAATCGTTTACAACCGGACATCATTGTATTTACAGGAGATATGGTCAATAATTTCGCAGCAGAAATGTCCCCCTGGATCACTCTATTTCAAGAAATGAAAGCTTCTTACGGTAAATATGCCATTACCGGGAATCATGATTACGGCGATTATACCCGTTGGCCTACTGAAACGGACAAACGGAACAACCTGAACCAATTTTTTGAAAATATGAAGTCGATGGGATTTCATATGTTGAACAATGACCGTATTCCCATCGTCGAAGGCAGGGACACGCTTTGGCTTGTGGGGGTCGAGAATTGGGGCAATCCCCCTTTTCCCCGTTACGGGAAATTGGATGTCGCTATAGATTCTCTCCCCGGGCAAGCTTGCATCATCCTTTTATCCCATGACCCGTCACACTGGAGAGGTGAAGTATTACAAGTACCCCGGATAGCCCTGACCCTTTCCGGTCATACCCATGCTATGCAATTCGGAATCAAGATCGGAAAAAACGAATGGAGTCCGGCACAATATATTTATCCGGAATACGACGGATTATACCGGCATCAAAATCAATATTTATATGTCAGTCGCGGACAAGGTTATCTTGGGTTTCCCGGTAGAATCGGTTTGAGACCTGTGATCACCGAATTCATCCTGCACCCAAACCGCTAG
- a CDS encoding transposase produces the protein MAKIQNISEIHPTLGFTEFDIIEKYRKSFHESELGRLHSVFPFERMAKTMGLSEQRLGRRNIFSPSAKIALMVLKAYTGFSDRQLVEHLNGNIHYQMFCGIMINPSFPITNYKIVSAIRNEIASRLDVDSLQEVLASHWKPYLDSLHVCMTDATCYESHMRFPTDMKLLWESLEWLYRQICLHCRDLGIRRPRNKYADVAKSYLSYCKKRKRKASRTRMLKRRMIRLLEKLLIQRDEIHREHGTSLRYTQDYQKRLSIIRKVLVQEKELFEGRKVRDRIVSIDRHYVRPIVRGKETKSVEFGAKVNNIQIDGISFIEHLSFKAFNEGIRLKDCIRMQQKLMNVRVRCVAADSIYANNANRKFCTKYGISTSFVRKGRAARDESLRKVLRSELSKERATRLEGSFGTQKQHYSLSRIKARNRKTEILWIFFGIHTANAILMIDKIRNRADKAA, from the coding sequence ATGGCTAAGATACAAAATATTTCGGAAATTCACCCTACTTTGGGCTTTACAGAATTTGATATTATAGAAAAATATCGCAAGAGTTTTCATGAGAGTGAGCTTGGCAGGCTTCATTCGGTGTTTCCGTTTGAGCGTATGGCAAAGACCATGGGCCTGTCGGAACAGCGACTGGGACGCAGGAACATCTTCAGTCCTTCGGCGAAGATCGCCCTTATGGTCCTGAAGGCGTACACCGGATTCTCTGACAGGCAGCTGGTGGAACATCTTAACGGGAACATACACTACCAGATGTTCTGCGGGATTATGATAAATCCGTCCTTTCCCATAACCAACTACAAGATAGTCAGTGCCATCCGCAATGAGATAGCGTCCCGTCTTGATGTTGATTCCCTCCAGGAAGTGCTGGCTTCACACTGGAAACCCTATCTTGACAGCCTTCACGTCTGTATGACCGATGCCACATGCTATGAGAGCCATATGCGTTTTCCTACGGATATGAAACTCCTTTGGGAAAGTCTGGAATGGCTCTACAGGCAAATCTGCCTTCATTGCAGAGATTTGGGTATAAGGCGTCCGCGCAACAAGTATGCGGATGTGGCGAAGTCCTATCTGTCCTACTGCAAGAAGAGAAAGAGGAAGGCTTCAAGGACAAGGATGCTCAAGCGTCGTATGATCAGACTCCTTGAAAAGCTCCTCATACAGAGGGATGAAATCCATAGAGAACATGGAACCTCACTCCGATATACCCAGGATTACCAGAAGCGTCTTTCCATCATCAGAAAGGTTCTTGTACAGGAAAAGGAGTTGTTTGAAGGCAGGAAGGTCAGGGACCGCATCGTCAGCATTGACCGTCATTATGTACGTCCCATTGTAAGAGGCAAGGAAACAAAGTCCGTCGAGTTCGGTGCGAAGGTCAACAACATACAGATAGACGGCATATCGTTCATCGAACACCTCTCGTTCAAGGCTTTCAACGAAGGTATACGCCTGAAGGACTGTATCCGCATGCAGCAGAAGCTCATGAATGTGAGGGTAAGATGCGTGGCTGCCGATTCCATATATGCCAATAATGCCAACAGAAAGTTCTGTACAAAATATGGAATATCCACATCCTTTGTACGCAAGGGAAGGGCGGCCAGGGATGAATCCTTGAGAAAGGTTCTCAGAAGTGAACTGTCAAAAGAAAGGGCCACCCGACTTGAAGGCAGCTTCGGCACACAGAAGCAGCATTACTCACTCTCAAGGATAAAGGCACGGAACAGGAAGACGGAAATCCTATGGATTTTCTTTGGAATACATACGGCAAATGCCATACTGATGATAGATAAAATCAGGAACCGGGCGGATAAAGCGGCATGA
- a CDS encoding 3'-5' exonuclease, producing MYLFFDTETTGLPKRWNAPVTDLENWPRLVQLAWIMYDDRGNMLESRDVIVKPEGFTIPPEASRVHGITTLVAREKGEPLQEVMEQFARKIDEATALVGHNISFDECIVGAEFERLRMMTTLFLKPKYCTMKLSTDYCKLPGKKGFKSPRLAELHQVLFGSGFDNAHNALADVEATARCFWELKNRKVIK from the coding sequence ATGTATTTATTCTTTGACACAGAGACGACAGGATTACCTAAACGGTGGAATGCACCTGTAACAGACTTGGAAAATTGGCCCAGATTAGTACAATTGGCCTGGATCATGTACGATGACCGGGGAAACATGCTCGAGAGCCGGGATGTCATAGTAAAGCCCGAAGGATTTACTATTCCTCCGGAAGCTTCGCGGGTGCATGGGATCACGACTTTGGTGGCACGTGAAAAGGGGGAACCTTTACAAGAAGTGATGGAGCAATTTGCCCGAAAGATCGATGAAGCGACAGCTTTGGTTGGGCATAATATCAGCTTCGACGAATGTATTGTCGGGGCTGAATTCGAGCGTTTGCGAATGATGACGACCCTGTTCCTGAAGCCGAAATATTGTACGATGAAACTTTCTACAGATTATTGTAAGCTTCCCGGGAAAAAAGGATTCAAATCTCCCCGGTTGGCGGAATTACACCAAGTATTGTTCGGCAGTGGTTTTGACAATGCGCATAATGCATTGGCAGATGTGGAGGCTACAGCCCGTTGCTTTTGGGAACTGAAAAATAGAAAAGTCATCAAGTAG